TCCCAGGCCACAGCGAACTGAGGTTTGGCGCCAGGACAGGTCAAGACCAGATCAGAGTCTGCGGGGTGGTTGTGGAAGTGGATGGTGACACCTCGATCATCATACTCGAGGAACTTCAGCAGAGCTCGTCTCTCTGGAGATGTTGTAGGTTTCGGAGGGCAGTTGGTGTGGCAGTTCCTCACCTCAAGCTCGGCTCCGTAGCCACTGCCTGAAAGTCCAAACTGTTGGGGAACGGCTGAGGAACCGCAGGAAGCCACTGTGCCCGATTCATGCTGATAACGTACATGGAGGTAAATGCTTTTGACATAACAAAGTCCCACACGCGTCTGCTCCCCCTGGATGTCACAGCGGTCACATTTAGACCATGACCAGTAGCTGGTGAACACTTGAAAcatttccattttcattttgacAGACTCTGCTTCTTGTACTTGAGATCTCTGTTTGACATTCCAGGGAAATAAAACTTGACGGACCTCCTGGATATCAACGTCGTAGCCGTAGAAGAATTCACCAGAGGCCGTGCCACAGATATAGTGTCCCGAGTCAGCTTTCTGGACCCTGAAGATGAGAAGGCTAAACAAACGGATGGAAAAGCGACTGTGCAGATCTGACCCTCTGCCAACTTTGGATGATTCCACCACTGTTGTGCCTTCAAAGTCTGTGAGGACCTTGGTGTTCATGGAGCCAATTTGTTTTTGATAGTACCATACCACTGAATGAGTCTCCTCCGGTTTGCAGTGACAAGGAAGTTCAATGGTCATGTCGGCTATGAAGGCAGCGGTGTCAAAGACGAGAAATGCAGGACAGGGCCTGCTGGCAAAAATGTCCTCCTTATCCTCAGGAGCCTCATAGGCTGAAAGTAACCATGGGAAGATGGCTGAAAAACAAATGACCAGCACTTCTTTTAACATATTTCTGCTGGCGTAAAGTACCAAAAACTacgaaaacaaaacaaaaaactaaggAGTTTTCAATAGAAACTATTTTTGGATGCCATATTTCCccattaaccctttaagttttatTGTAATGTCAGTCTCATCGTCCTCCACATGTGTCAGACTGGCCTCACAAACCATTGAAGTGTCAGAAGAATCGTCTTTAGAAGTATGATATTCTCCTCCTACAACTTTTAGCTTGTTGAAAAGCTCCTCACAGGCTTTTTGTTCCGTGTGACTAAGAAGAGACTGGTTGAGGCCGAAACGGCCAGTTCTAGAAAGGCCGTCCAGCACTCCAATCACTTTTTCCTCGTCCCCTGACTTAAGACACTGTGACAGAATCAGAAAGAACTCGCCTAGAAGACCGAAGCCAACCTCAGTGCTGAAGATTTCCTGCAGAGCTTTGCCTCCCAAACTTACAAGGAGGCTGTACTTTTCAGAAGAGCTCCCTGCAAACCTGCGCCAGTCACGGATGAATTCTGATGCACTTCTTGGCTGGATCTCAGATACCTGAGGCTAAAGACAATAATGTTAGTCATACATTTCATTGTCAAGACGGATCTAGCATCCAGATTATCCATTTATTCGCATGTAAGAGAAAATA
The window above is part of the Chanodichthys erythropterus isolate Z2021 chromosome 3, ASM2448905v1, whole genome shotgun sequence genome. Proteins encoded here:
- the LOC137017647 gene encoding Ig-like V-type domain-containing protein FAM187A, producing the protein MLKEVLVICFSAIFPWLLSAYEAPEDKEDIFASRPCPAFLVFDTAAFIADMTIELPCHCKPEETHSVVWYYQKQIGSMNTKVLTDFEGTTVVESSKVGRGSDLHSRFSIRLFSLLIFRVQKADSGHYICGTASGEFFYGYDVDIQEVRQVLFPWNVKQRSQVQEAESVKMKMEMFQVFTSYWSWSKCDRCDIQGEQTRVGLCYVKSIYLHVRYQHESGTVASCGSSAVPQQFGLSGSGYGAELEVRNCHTNCPPKPTTSPERRALLKFLEYDDRGVTIHFHNHPADSDLVLTCPGAKPQFAVAWDKGSAPLYRSKYLEGLNKTSRVFIDTGHHLHFRPVRLEDKGSYFCWLQGELAAEIRLGVYLRLGRLRQISDPESVYALQVILACYIGITAMFLLTVLVRFIWQISKEDIFADINRS
- the ccdc103 gene encoding coiled-coil domain-containing protein 103; its protein translation is MSRAGMEKSDVINFSCLEKELQAALEADRKYQRENDAKFRALSQNVGSYEEFRDIVLASHLKPLDRKDISGAPRKQPWNPIAFGTKHESASADEVQPQVSEIQPRSASEFIRDWRRFAGSSSEKYSLLVSLGGKALQEIFSTEVGFGLLGEFFLILSQCLKSGDEEKVIGVLDGLSRTGRFGLNQSLLSHTEQKACEELFNKLKVVGGEYHTSKDDSSDTSMVCEASLTHVEDDETDITIKLKGLMGKYGIQK